A section of the Mastomys coucha isolate ucsf_1 unplaced genomic scaffold, UCSF_Mcou_1 pScaffold15, whole genome shotgun sequence genome encodes:
- the Foxa2 gene encoding hepatocyte nuclear factor 3-beta isoform X1 — protein MHSASSMLGAVKMEGHEPSDWSSYYAEPEGYSSVSNMNAGLGMNGMNTYMSMSAAAMGSGSGNMSAGSMNMSSYVGAGMSPSLAGMSPGAGAMAGMSGSAGAAGVAGMGPHLSPSLSPLGGQAAGAMGGLAPYANMNSMSPMYGQAGLSRARDPKTYRRSYTHAKPPYSYISLITMAIQQSPNKMLTLSEIYQWIMDLFPFYRQNQQRWQNSIRHSLSFNDCFLKVPRSPDKPGKGSFWTLHPDSGNMFENGCYLRRQKRFKCEKQLALKEAAGAGNGGGKKSAPGSQASQAQLGEAAGSASETPAGTESPHSSASPCQEHKRGGLSELKGTPASALSPPEPAPSPGQQQQAAAHLLGPPHHPGLPPEAHLKPEHHYAFNHPFSINNLMSSEQQHHHSHHHHQPHKMDLKAYEQVMHYPGGYGSPMPGSLAMGPVTNKAGLDASPLAADTSYYQGVYSRPIMNSS, from the exons ATGCACTCGGCTTCCAGTATGCTGGGAGCCGTGAAGATGGAAGGGCACGAGCCATCCGACTGGAGCAGCTACTACGCGGAGCCCGAG GGCTACTCTTCCGTGAGCAACATGAACGCCGGCCTGGGGATGAAcggcatgaacacatacatgagCATGTCCGCGGCTGCCATGGGCAGCGGTTCCGGCAACATGAGCGCGGGCTCCATGAACATGTCATCCTATGTGGGCGCTGGAATGAGCCCGTCGCTGGCTGGCATGTCCCCGGGCGCAGGCGCCATGGCGGGCATGAGCGGCTCAGCCGGGGCGGCcggtgtggcaggcatgggacCTCACCTGAGTCCGAGTCTGAGCCCGCTCGGGGGACAGGCGGCGGGGGCCATGGGTGGCCTTGCCCCCTACGCCAACATGAACTCGATGAGCCCCATGTACGGGCAGGCGGGTCTGAGCCGCGCTCGGGACCCCAAGACGTACCGACGCAGCTACACACACGCCAAGCCTCCCTACTCGTACATCTCGCTCATCACTATGGCCATCCAGCAGAGCCCCAACAAGATGCTGACGCTGAGCGAGATCTACCAGTGGATCATGGACCTCTTCCCTTTCTACCGGCAGAACCAGCAGCGCTGGCAGAACTCCATCCGCCACTCTCTCTCCTTCAACGACTGCTTTCTCAAGGTGCCCCGCTCGCCAGACAAGCCTGGCAAGGGCTCCTTCTGGACCCTGCACCCTGACTCGGGCAACATGTTCGAGAACGGCTGCTACCTGCGCCGCCAGAAGCGCTTCAAGTGTGAGAAGCAACTGGCGTTGAAGGAAGCCGCGGGTGCCGGCAATGGCGGAGGCAAGAAAAGTGCGCCTGGGTCCCAGGCCTCTCAGGCTCAGCTCGGGGAGGCCGCGGGCTCGGCCTCCGAGACTCCGGCAGGCACCGAGTCCCCCCATTCCAGCGCCTCCCCGTGTCAGGAGCACAAGCGAGGTGGCCTGAGCGAGCTGAAGGGGACACCTGCCTCTGCGCTGAGTCCTCCCGAGCCGGCGCCCTCGcctgggcagcagcagcaggctgcAGCCCACCTGCTGggcccacctcaccaccctggcctGCCACCAGAGGCCCACCTGAAGCCCGAGCACCATTACGCCTTCAACCACCCCTTCTCTATCAACAACCTCATGTCCTCCGAGCAGCAACATcaccacagccaccaccaccatcagcccCACAAAATGGACCTCAAGGCCTACGAACAGGTCATGCACTACCCTGGGGGCTATGGTTCCCCCATGCCAGGCAGCTTGGCCATGGGCCCAGTCACGAACAAAGCGGGCCTGGATGCCTCGCCCCTGGCCGCAGACACTTCCTACTACCAGGGAGTGTACTCCAGGCCTATTATGAACTCGTCCTAA
- the Foxa2 gene encoding hepatocyte nuclear factor 3-beta isoform X2 has translation MLGAVKMEGHEPSDWSSYYAEPEGYSSVSNMNAGLGMNGMNTYMSMSAAAMGSGSGNMSAGSMNMSSYVGAGMSPSLAGMSPGAGAMAGMSGSAGAAGVAGMGPHLSPSLSPLGGQAAGAMGGLAPYANMNSMSPMYGQAGLSRARDPKTYRRSYTHAKPPYSYISLITMAIQQSPNKMLTLSEIYQWIMDLFPFYRQNQQRWQNSIRHSLSFNDCFLKVPRSPDKPGKGSFWTLHPDSGNMFENGCYLRRQKRFKCEKQLALKEAAGAGNGGGKKSAPGSQASQAQLGEAAGSASETPAGTESPHSSASPCQEHKRGGLSELKGTPASALSPPEPAPSPGQQQQAAAHLLGPPHHPGLPPEAHLKPEHHYAFNHPFSINNLMSSEQQHHHSHHHHQPHKMDLKAYEQVMHYPGGYGSPMPGSLAMGPVTNKAGLDASPLAADTSYYQGVYSRPIMNSS, from the exons ATGCTGGGAGCCGTGAAGATGGAAGGGCACGAGCCATCCGACTGGAGCAGCTACTACGCGGAGCCCGAG GGCTACTCTTCCGTGAGCAACATGAACGCCGGCCTGGGGATGAAcggcatgaacacatacatgagCATGTCCGCGGCTGCCATGGGCAGCGGTTCCGGCAACATGAGCGCGGGCTCCATGAACATGTCATCCTATGTGGGCGCTGGAATGAGCCCGTCGCTGGCTGGCATGTCCCCGGGCGCAGGCGCCATGGCGGGCATGAGCGGCTCAGCCGGGGCGGCcggtgtggcaggcatgggacCTCACCTGAGTCCGAGTCTGAGCCCGCTCGGGGGACAGGCGGCGGGGGCCATGGGTGGCCTTGCCCCCTACGCCAACATGAACTCGATGAGCCCCATGTACGGGCAGGCGGGTCTGAGCCGCGCTCGGGACCCCAAGACGTACCGACGCAGCTACACACACGCCAAGCCTCCCTACTCGTACATCTCGCTCATCACTATGGCCATCCAGCAGAGCCCCAACAAGATGCTGACGCTGAGCGAGATCTACCAGTGGATCATGGACCTCTTCCCTTTCTACCGGCAGAACCAGCAGCGCTGGCAGAACTCCATCCGCCACTCTCTCTCCTTCAACGACTGCTTTCTCAAGGTGCCCCGCTCGCCAGACAAGCCTGGCAAGGGCTCCTTCTGGACCCTGCACCCTGACTCGGGCAACATGTTCGAGAACGGCTGCTACCTGCGCCGCCAGAAGCGCTTCAAGTGTGAGAAGCAACTGGCGTTGAAGGAAGCCGCGGGTGCCGGCAATGGCGGAGGCAAGAAAAGTGCGCCTGGGTCCCAGGCCTCTCAGGCTCAGCTCGGGGAGGCCGCGGGCTCGGCCTCCGAGACTCCGGCAGGCACCGAGTCCCCCCATTCCAGCGCCTCCCCGTGTCAGGAGCACAAGCGAGGTGGCCTGAGCGAGCTGAAGGGGACACCTGCCTCTGCGCTGAGTCCTCCCGAGCCGGCGCCCTCGcctgggcagcagcagcaggctgcAGCCCACCTGCTGggcccacctcaccaccctggcctGCCACCAGAGGCCCACCTGAAGCCCGAGCACCATTACGCCTTCAACCACCCCTTCTCTATCAACAACCTCATGTCCTCCGAGCAGCAACATcaccacagccaccaccaccatcagcccCACAAAATGGACCTCAAGGCCTACGAACAGGTCATGCACTACCCTGGGGGCTATGGTTCCCCCATGCCAGGCAGCTTGGCCATGGGCCCAGTCACGAACAAAGCGGGCCTGGATGCCTCGCCCCTGGCCGCAGACACTTCCTACTACCAGGGAGTGTACTCCAGGCCTATTATGAACTCGTCCTAA
- the Foxa2 gene encoding hepatocyte nuclear factor 3-beta isoform X3, translating into MNAGLGMNGMNTYMSMSAAAMGSGSGNMSAGSMNMSSYVGAGMSPSLAGMSPGAGAMAGMSGSAGAAGVAGMGPHLSPSLSPLGGQAAGAMGGLAPYANMNSMSPMYGQAGLSRARDPKTYRRSYTHAKPPYSYISLITMAIQQSPNKMLTLSEIYQWIMDLFPFYRQNQQRWQNSIRHSLSFNDCFLKVPRSPDKPGKGSFWTLHPDSGNMFENGCYLRRQKRFKCEKQLALKEAAGAGNGGGKKSAPGSQASQAQLGEAAGSASETPAGTESPHSSASPCQEHKRGGLSELKGTPASALSPPEPAPSPGQQQQAAAHLLGPPHHPGLPPEAHLKPEHHYAFNHPFSINNLMSSEQQHHHSHHHHQPHKMDLKAYEQVMHYPGGYGSPMPGSLAMGPVTNKAGLDASPLAADTSYYQGVYSRPIMNSS; encoded by the coding sequence ATGAACGCCGGCCTGGGGATGAAcggcatgaacacatacatgagCATGTCCGCGGCTGCCATGGGCAGCGGTTCCGGCAACATGAGCGCGGGCTCCATGAACATGTCATCCTATGTGGGCGCTGGAATGAGCCCGTCGCTGGCTGGCATGTCCCCGGGCGCAGGCGCCATGGCGGGCATGAGCGGCTCAGCCGGGGCGGCcggtgtggcaggcatgggacCTCACCTGAGTCCGAGTCTGAGCCCGCTCGGGGGACAGGCGGCGGGGGCCATGGGTGGCCTTGCCCCCTACGCCAACATGAACTCGATGAGCCCCATGTACGGGCAGGCGGGTCTGAGCCGCGCTCGGGACCCCAAGACGTACCGACGCAGCTACACACACGCCAAGCCTCCCTACTCGTACATCTCGCTCATCACTATGGCCATCCAGCAGAGCCCCAACAAGATGCTGACGCTGAGCGAGATCTACCAGTGGATCATGGACCTCTTCCCTTTCTACCGGCAGAACCAGCAGCGCTGGCAGAACTCCATCCGCCACTCTCTCTCCTTCAACGACTGCTTTCTCAAGGTGCCCCGCTCGCCAGACAAGCCTGGCAAGGGCTCCTTCTGGACCCTGCACCCTGACTCGGGCAACATGTTCGAGAACGGCTGCTACCTGCGCCGCCAGAAGCGCTTCAAGTGTGAGAAGCAACTGGCGTTGAAGGAAGCCGCGGGTGCCGGCAATGGCGGAGGCAAGAAAAGTGCGCCTGGGTCCCAGGCCTCTCAGGCTCAGCTCGGGGAGGCCGCGGGCTCGGCCTCCGAGACTCCGGCAGGCACCGAGTCCCCCCATTCCAGCGCCTCCCCGTGTCAGGAGCACAAGCGAGGTGGCCTGAGCGAGCTGAAGGGGACACCTGCCTCTGCGCTGAGTCCTCCCGAGCCGGCGCCCTCGcctgggcagcagcagcaggctgcAGCCCACCTGCTGggcccacctcaccaccctggcctGCCACCAGAGGCCCACCTGAAGCCCGAGCACCATTACGCCTTCAACCACCCCTTCTCTATCAACAACCTCATGTCCTCCGAGCAGCAACATcaccacagccaccaccaccatcagcccCACAAAATGGACCTCAAGGCCTACGAACAGGTCATGCACTACCCTGGGGGCTATGGTTCCCCCATGCCAGGCAGCTTGGCCATGGGCCCAGTCACGAACAAAGCGGGCCTGGATGCCTCGCCCCTGGCCGCAGACACTTCCTACTACCAGGGAGTGTACTCCAGGCCTATTATGAACTCGTCCTAA